The Solanum lycopersicum chromosome 6, SLM_r2.1 genome has a window encoding:
- the LOC101257268 gene encoding long chain base biosynthesis protein 2a-like isoform X2 — protein MRLYNRIEDCFERPICSSPDAWFDVVKRVTDDNNKIQKRTKNVSRCLNLGSYNYLGFAAFDEYCSPRTIECLKIFSASTCSSRVDGGTTIIHTELEEHVAKFVGKPAAIVFGMGYVTNSAVLPVLIGEGGLIISDSLNHSSIVNGARGSGATICVFQHNKPSHLERVLRENIAEGQGRNHRRWTKIIVVVEGIYSMEGELCKLSEIVAICKKYKAYVYVDEAHSIGAVGKTGKGVCELLGIDTANVDIMMGTFTKAFGSCGGYIAGSKEVIEYLKYTCPAHVYAISISPPAAQQIISAIKVLLGEDGSKRGAQKIARLRENSNFFRSELQKMGFDVLGDYDSPVMPIMLYNIAKLPAFSRECLKQNVAVVVVAFPATPLLLARARICISAAHSKEDLIKALEVIGRVGDLLGIKYLSTTQWRLKH, from the exons ATGCGATTGTATAATCGCATTGAG GACTGTTTTGAACGGCCAATATGTAGTTCTCCAGATGCTTGGTTTGATGTGGTGAAGCGTGTGACCGATGATAACAACAAGATACAAAA GCGGACGAAAAATGTGTCTAGGTGCCTCAACTTGGGATCATATAATTATCTTGGTTTTGCTGCATTTGATGAATATTGTTCTCCTCGGACAATTGAgtgtttgaaaattttttcCGCAAGCACTTGTAGTAGCCGAGTTGATGGAG GAACCACAATAATACATACTGAATTAGAGGAGCATGTGGCTAAATTTGTTGGAAAACCAGCTGCTATTGTTTTTGGCATGGGTTACGTAACAAACTCAGCTGTGCTTCCTGTCTTGATAGGAGAG GGAGGTTTGATTATTAGTGATTCTCTAAATCACAGCTCTATTGTCAATGGAGCTAGAGGATCTGGAGCGACTATTTGTGTTTTTCAACATAATA AACCATCGCATTTGGAGAGAGTTTTACGAGAGAACATTGCTGAGGGACAGGGCCGAAATCATAGACGGTGGACTAAGATAATTGTTGTGGTGGAAGGCATATATAGCATGGAAGGGGAGCTTTGCAAGCTTTCAGAGATTGTTGCCATATGCAAGAAGTACAAG GCATATGTATATGTGGACGAGGCTCACAGCATTGGAGCAGTTGGTAAAACAGGAAAGGGGGTATGTGAGCTATTGGGAATTGATACTGCAAATGTCGATATTATGATGGGAACTTTCACTAAGGCATTTGGATCCTGTGGGGGTTATATTGCAGGATCCAAG GAAGTCATTGAATATTTGAAGTATACTTGTCCTGCGCATGTATATGCAATATCCATATCACCTCCAGCTGCTCAACAAATCATTTCTGCTATTAAGGTTTTGCTTGGTGAAGATGGTTCAAAAAGAG GAGCTCAAAAAATAGCACGCCTACGTGAAAATAGCAACTTCTTCCGGTCTGAACTGCAGAAGATGGGGTTTGATGTTCTGGGTGACTATGATTCACCTGTGATGCCCATAATGCTCTATAATATTGCAAAATTACCAGCTTTTTCACGAGAGTGTCTGAAACAGAAT GTAGCCGTTGTGGTAGTTGCTTTTCCAGCCACCCCTTTACTTTTGGCCAGAGCACGCATATGTATTTCTGCTGCCCACTCAAAGGAAGATCTAATCAAAGCATTGGAG GTTATCGGCAGAGTTGGTGATTTATTGGGTATAAAATACTTGTCTACTACCCAGTGGAGATTAAAACATTAG
- the LOC101257268 gene encoding long chain base biosynthesis protein 2a-like isoform X1, whose amino-acid sequence MVPDFFITFTTYFSCAIIIAFDKLRHICSHFTNLQDCFERPICSSPDAWFDVVKRVTDDNNKIQKRTKNVSRCLNLGSYNYLGFAAFDEYCSPRTIECLKIFSASTCSSRVDGGTTIIHTELEEHVAKFVGKPAAIVFGMGYVTNSAVLPVLIGEGGLIISDSLNHSSIVNGARGSGATICVFQHNKPSHLERVLRENIAEGQGRNHRRWTKIIVVVEGIYSMEGELCKLSEIVAICKKYKAYVYVDEAHSIGAVGKTGKGVCELLGIDTANVDIMMGTFTKAFGSCGGYIAGSKEVIEYLKYTCPAHVYAISISPPAAQQIISAIKVLLGEDGSKRGAQKIARLRENSNFFRSELQKMGFDVLGDYDSPVMPIMLYNIAKLPAFSRECLKQNVAVVVVAFPATPLLLARARICISAAHSKEDLIKALEVIGRVGDLLGIKYLSTTQWRLKH is encoded by the exons ATGGTGCCAGATTTCTTCATCACTTTCACGACCTACTTCAGCTGTGCcattatcatcgcctttgacaAACTTCGTCATATCTGCTCTCATTTTACTAATCTTCag GACTGTTTTGAACGGCCAATATGTAGTTCTCCAGATGCTTGGTTTGATGTGGTGAAGCGTGTGACCGATGATAACAACAAGATACAAAA GCGGACGAAAAATGTGTCTAGGTGCCTCAACTTGGGATCATATAATTATCTTGGTTTTGCTGCATTTGATGAATATTGTTCTCCTCGGACAATTGAgtgtttgaaaattttttcCGCAAGCACTTGTAGTAGCCGAGTTGATGGAG GAACCACAATAATACATACTGAATTAGAGGAGCATGTGGCTAAATTTGTTGGAAAACCAGCTGCTATTGTTTTTGGCATGGGTTACGTAACAAACTCAGCTGTGCTTCCTGTCTTGATAGGAGAG GGAGGTTTGATTATTAGTGATTCTCTAAATCACAGCTCTATTGTCAATGGAGCTAGAGGATCTGGAGCGACTATTTGTGTTTTTCAACATAATA AACCATCGCATTTGGAGAGAGTTTTACGAGAGAACATTGCTGAGGGACAGGGCCGAAATCATAGACGGTGGACTAAGATAATTGTTGTGGTGGAAGGCATATATAGCATGGAAGGGGAGCTTTGCAAGCTTTCAGAGATTGTTGCCATATGCAAGAAGTACAAG GCATATGTATATGTGGACGAGGCTCACAGCATTGGAGCAGTTGGTAAAACAGGAAAGGGGGTATGTGAGCTATTGGGAATTGATACTGCAAATGTCGATATTATGATGGGAACTTTCACTAAGGCATTTGGATCCTGTGGGGGTTATATTGCAGGATCCAAG GAAGTCATTGAATATTTGAAGTATACTTGTCCTGCGCATGTATATGCAATATCCATATCACCTCCAGCTGCTCAACAAATCATTTCTGCTATTAAGGTTTTGCTTGGTGAAGATGGTTCAAAAAGAG GAGCTCAAAAAATAGCACGCCTACGTGAAAATAGCAACTTCTTCCGGTCTGAACTGCAGAAGATGGGGTTTGATGTTCTGGGTGACTATGATTCACCTGTGATGCCCATAATGCTCTATAATATTGCAAAATTACCAGCTTTTTCACGAGAGTGTCTGAAACAGAAT GTAGCCGTTGTGGTAGTTGCTTTTCCAGCCACCCCTTTACTTTTGGCCAGAGCACGCATATGTATTTCTGCTGCCCACTCAAAGGAAGATCTAATCAAAGCATTGGAG GTTATCGGCAGAGTTGGTGATTTATTGGGTATAAAATACTTGTCTACTACCCAGTGGAGATTAAAACATTAG
- the LOC138349279 gene encoding uncharacterized protein, producing the protein MVGYVAYELELPAELAAFHRVFHISLLMKCVGDPASIVPLESVVVKDCLSYEDVPIEILDHQFRRLKNKKVASVKVLWRSQSVEGATCEVEATMKVKYPRLFPSDSTPV; encoded by the coding sequence ATGGTGGGATatgtggcatatgagttagagttgccagcagaattagcagcaTTCCATcgggtcttccacatctcacttttaatgaagtgtgtgggtgatcccgCCTCTATAGTGCCATTGGAAAGTGTGGTTGTGAAAGAttgtctttcttatgaggatgtacccattgagattcttgaccatcAGTTCAGAaggttgaaaaataaaaaagtcgcttcagtcaaggttttgtggaggagtcagtctgtagagggagctacttgtgAAGTAGAAGCAACCATGAAAGTCAAGTATCCTCgcctctttccttccgattcaaCTCCAGTTTAA
- the LOC101257268 gene encoding long chain base biosynthesis protein 2a-like isoform X3 yields MVPDFFITFTTYFSCAIIIAFDKLRHICSHFTNLQDCFERPICSSPDAWFDVVKRVTDDNNKIQKRTKNVSRCLNLGSYNYLGFAAFDEYCSPRTIECLKIFSASTCSSRVDGGTTIIHTELEEHVAKFVGKPAAIVFGMGYVTNSAVLPVLIGEGGLIISDSLNHSSIVNGARGSGATICVFQHNKPSHLERVLRENIAEGQGRNHRRWTKIIVVVEGIYSMEGELCKLSEIVAICKKYKAYVYVDEAHSIGAVGKTGKGVCELLGIDTANVDIMMGTFTKAFGSCGGYIAGSKEVIEYLKYTCPAHVYAISISPPAAQQIISAIKVLLGEDGSKRGAQKIARLRENSNFFRSELQKMGFDVLGDYDSPVMPIMLYNIAKLPAFSRECLKQNTQCMVCYFR; encoded by the exons ATGGTGCCAGATTTCTTCATCACTTTCACGACCTACTTCAGCTGTGCcattatcatcgcctttgacaAACTTCGTCATATCTGCTCTCATTTTACTAATCTTCag GACTGTTTTGAACGGCCAATATGTAGTTCTCCAGATGCTTGGTTTGATGTGGTGAAGCGTGTGACCGATGATAACAACAAGATACAAAA GCGGACGAAAAATGTGTCTAGGTGCCTCAACTTGGGATCATATAATTATCTTGGTTTTGCTGCATTTGATGAATATTGTTCTCCTCGGACAATTGAgtgtttgaaaattttttcCGCAAGCACTTGTAGTAGCCGAGTTGATGGAG GAACCACAATAATACATACTGAATTAGAGGAGCATGTGGCTAAATTTGTTGGAAAACCAGCTGCTATTGTTTTTGGCATGGGTTACGTAACAAACTCAGCTGTGCTTCCTGTCTTGATAGGAGAG GGAGGTTTGATTATTAGTGATTCTCTAAATCACAGCTCTATTGTCAATGGAGCTAGAGGATCTGGAGCGACTATTTGTGTTTTTCAACATAATA AACCATCGCATTTGGAGAGAGTTTTACGAGAGAACATTGCTGAGGGACAGGGCCGAAATCATAGACGGTGGACTAAGATAATTGTTGTGGTGGAAGGCATATATAGCATGGAAGGGGAGCTTTGCAAGCTTTCAGAGATTGTTGCCATATGCAAGAAGTACAAG GCATATGTATATGTGGACGAGGCTCACAGCATTGGAGCAGTTGGTAAAACAGGAAAGGGGGTATGTGAGCTATTGGGAATTGATACTGCAAATGTCGATATTATGATGGGAACTTTCACTAAGGCATTTGGATCCTGTGGGGGTTATATTGCAGGATCCAAG GAAGTCATTGAATATTTGAAGTATACTTGTCCTGCGCATGTATATGCAATATCCATATCACCTCCAGCTGCTCAACAAATCATTTCTGCTATTAAGGTTTTGCTTGGTGAAGATGGTTCAAAAAGAG GAGCTCAAAAAATAGCACGCCTACGTGAAAATAGCAACTTCTTCCGGTCTGAACTGCAGAAGATGGGGTTTGATGTTCTGGGTGACTATGATTCACCTGTGATGCCCATAATGCTCTATAATATTGCAAAATTACCAGCTTTTTCACGAGAGTGTCTGAAACAGAAT ACTCAATGCATGGTCTGTTACTTTAGGTAG